A region of Neovison vison isolate M4711 chromosome 7, ASM_NN_V1, whole genome shotgun sequence DNA encodes the following proteins:
- the ADM gene encoding pro-adrenomedullin isoform X1: MKLVPVALMYLGSLAFLGADTARLDVASEFRKKWNKWALSRGKRELRVSSNYATGLTDVKAGPAQNLIRPQDVKGASRNPQASSPDAARIRVKRYRQSMNNFQGLRSFGCRFGTCTVQKLAHQIYQFTDKDKDGVAPRSKISPQGYGRRRRRSLPVTGPSRTPLLPEPLARGAPASRVHQVLANLIKI; encoded by the exons ATGAAGTTGGTTCCCGTCGCCCTCATGTACCTGGGCTCCCTCGCCTTCTTGGGCGCGGACACCGCACGGCTCGACGTGGCGTCAGAGTTCCGAAAGAA GTGGAATAAGTGGGCTCTCAGTCGCGGGAAGAGGGAACTTCGGGTGTCCAGCAACTATGCCACCGGGCTCACGGACGTGAAGGCCGGGCCTGCCCAGAATCTCATTCGGCCCCAGGACGTGAAGGGCGCCTCTCGCAACCCCCAGGCCAG cagTCCGGACGCTGCCCGCATCCGAGTCAAACGCTACCGCCAGAGTATGAACAATTTCCAGGGCCTGCGGAGCTTCGGTTGCCGTTTCGGCACATGCACCGTGCAGAAACTGGCGCACCAGATCTACCAGTTCACGGACAAGGACAAGGACGGCGTCGCCCCCAGGAGCAAGATTAGCCCCCAGGGGTACGGCCGCCGGCGCCGGCGCTCGCTGCCTGTGACCGGCCCGAGCCGGACTCCGTTGCTCCCAGAGCCACTGGCGCGCGGGGCTCCGGCCTCCCGGGTGCATCAGGTGCTCGCCAACCTCATTAAGATATAA
- the ADM gene encoding pro-adrenomedullin isoform X2, whose protein sequence is MKLVPVALMYLGSLAFLGADTARLDVASEFRKKWNKWALSRGKRELRVSSNYATGLTDVKAGPAQNLIRPQDVKGASRNPQASPDAARIRVKRYRQSMNNFQGLRSFGCRFGTCTVQKLAHQIYQFTDKDKDGVAPRSKISPQGYGRRRRRSLPVTGPSRTPLLPEPLARGAPASRVHQVLANLIKI, encoded by the exons ATGAAGTTGGTTCCCGTCGCCCTCATGTACCTGGGCTCCCTCGCCTTCTTGGGCGCGGACACCGCACGGCTCGACGTGGCGTCAGAGTTCCGAAAGAA GTGGAATAAGTGGGCTCTCAGTCGCGGGAAGAGGGAACTTCGGGTGTCCAGCAACTATGCCACCGGGCTCACGGACGTGAAGGCCGGGCCTGCCCAGAATCTCATTCGGCCCCAGGACGTGAAGGGCGCCTCTCGCAACCCCCAGGCCAG TCCGGACGCTGCCCGCATCCGAGTCAAACGCTACCGCCAGAGTATGAACAATTTCCAGGGCCTGCGGAGCTTCGGTTGCCGTTTCGGCACATGCACCGTGCAGAAACTGGCGCACCAGATCTACCAGTTCACGGACAAGGACAAGGACGGCGTCGCCCCCAGGAGCAAGATTAGCCCCCAGGGGTACGGCCGCCGGCGCCGGCGCTCGCTGCCTGTGACCGGCCCGAGCCGGACTCCGTTGCTCCCAGAGCCACTGGCGCGCGGGGCTCCGGCCTCCCGGGTGCATCAGGTGCTCGCCAACCTCATTAAGATATAA